The following are encoded in a window of Allosphingosinicella indica genomic DNA:
- a CDS encoding TetR/AcrR family transcriptional regulator has protein sequence MKTDQMMASCYGRVVAAESERQAARRQAILDAAESLFLEHGFTGVSLQAIVRRSGGSLATVYELFGNKQGLLRAVVDRHRDRGLGDIEEIACSASRPADILLTVAERYHGFAADPRSVDFLRLVIGESLRDPDFGQAFHHDMHDCHLHGVAECFERWNAEGKAEIDDPLAAAELYFSTVMCDAPMRAMLGAPPEPTERAKLAWRLQPFIDRFRIA, from the coding sequence ATGAAAACGGATCAAATGATGGCGTCATGCTACGGCCGGGTGGTCGCCGCGGAGTCGGAAAGGCAGGCCGCACGGCGGCAAGCAATTCTGGACGCCGCGGAAAGTCTGTTCCTCGAACATGGCTTCACCGGCGTCTCCTTGCAGGCGATCGTCCGGCGCTCCGGCGGTTCGCTGGCTACTGTTTATGAGCTTTTCGGCAACAAGCAGGGCCTGCTCCGCGCGGTGGTGGACCGCCACCGGGACCGCGGTCTAGGCGATATTGAAGAGATCGCCTGTTCGGCTTCGCGTCCCGCCGACATCCTACTCACCGTGGCTGAACGCTATCATGGCTTCGCAGCCGACCCGCGCTCAGTGGACTTTCTGCGGCTGGTGATCGGCGAGAGCCTGCGCGATCCCGATTTCGGGCAGGCATTTCACCACGACATGCATGATTGCCATCTCCACGGCGTTGCCGAATGTTTCGAGCGCTGGAATGCGGAAGGCAAAGCCGAGATCGACGATCCGCTTGCCGCCGCCGAACTCTATTTCTCTACCGTCATGTGCGACGCGCCCATGCGCGCTATGCTCGGCGCGCCGCCCGAGCCGACCGAGCGCGCCAAGCTCGCCTGGCGGCTTCAGCCCTTCATCGATCGCTTCCGCATCGCCTGA
- a CDS encoding efflux RND transporter periplasmic adaptor subunit: MRLFWKLNGAAAAAALLAGCAQEAPPAPPPPEVEVFVVRTQTVPNEVVLPGRIQAIRTAEVRARVDGIVQRRLYDEGSDVRAGQALFQIDPRELRAALSGAQAALSRAQATAANAQQDVNRYKPLLADQAVSRQENDAAVARLRTANADVAQNRAQVEAARLNLSYATVTAPISGRASRAEVTEGALVSAGSGTLLTRIEQIDRIYVNFGQSSSDLLQIRRDAASGKLNLPNINNVEVKLELEDGSTYGVVGRIDFLDLAIDPETGTAALRAEFPNPGQLLLPGQFVRAHIFLGTRPDGILVPQRAVKVAAQGASVMVVGEKNVVAARPVQLGPLMGGNWVVRSGLKPGDRIIVNGLQKAMPGQPVSIAKPGASPAPAGGQPAAQPAPKG, from the coding sequence ATGCGCCTGTTCTGGAAGCTGAATGGGGCCGCGGCCGCCGCGGCGCTGCTTGCCGGGTGCGCGCAGGAAGCTCCACCCGCGCCGCCGCCGCCCGAGGTGGAAGTCTTCGTCGTCCGCACCCAGACGGTACCGAACGAGGTGGTTCTGCCCGGCCGCATCCAGGCGATTCGCACCGCCGAAGTGCGTGCGCGGGTGGACGGCATCGTCCAGCGCCGCCTCTATGACGAGGGTTCGGACGTCCGCGCCGGTCAGGCTCTGTTCCAGATCGATCCGCGCGAACTGCGCGCCGCGCTGAGCGGCGCGCAGGCCGCGCTATCGCGCGCGCAGGCTACCGCCGCCAATGCCCAGCAGGACGTCAACCGCTACAAGCCGCTGCTCGCCGACCAGGCGGTCAGCCGGCAGGAGAATGACGCCGCCGTCGCGCGGCTGCGTACCGCCAATGCCGATGTCGCGCAGAACCGCGCGCAGGTGGAGGCGGCGCGTCTGAACCTCAGCTATGCCACCGTCACCGCGCCGATCTCGGGCCGCGCCAGCCGCGCCGAAGTGACCGAAGGGGCGCTGGTCAGCGCCGGCAGCGGAACCCTGCTGACCCGGATCGAGCAGATCGACCGCATCTACGTCAATTTCGGCCAGTCGAGCTCCGATCTGCTGCAGATCCGCCGCGATGCGGCGAGCGGCAAGCTCAACCTGCCCAACATCAACAATGTCGAGGTGAAGCTCGAGCTGGAGGACGGCAGCACCTATGGCGTTGTCGGCCGCATCGACTTTCTCGATCTCGCCATTGATCCCGAGACCGGCACCGCCGCGCTCCGCGCCGAATTCCCTAATCCCGGCCAGCTGCTGCTGCCTGGACAGTTCGTCCGCGCACACATCTTCCTCGGCACGCGGCCCGACGGCATTCTCGTGCCGCAGCGCGCGGTGAAGGTGGCTGCGCAGGGCGCGAGCGTGATGGTGGTGGGCGAGAAAAACGTCGTCGCGGCGCGCCCCGTCCAGCTCGGCCCGCTGATGGGCGGCAATTGGGTTGTGCGCTCGGGTCTCAAGCCCGGCGACCGGATCATCGTCAACGGCCTCCAGAAGGCGATGCCGGGCCAGCCGGTATCGATCGCCAAGCCCGGCGCATCGCCCGCGCCAGCCGGTGGCCAGCCCGCGGCCCAGCCGGCGCCCAAGGGATAA
- a CDS encoding multidrug efflux RND transporter permease subunit: MAPRFFIDRPVFAWVIALGILLSGIIALRALPVEQYPTVAPPTLTVNVTYPGADAEVLAENVTQVIEQELNGVDGFLYMNSSSQANGTASITVTFDPGTNIDIAKVDVQNRLRRVEQRLPEEVRRQGILVDEAQSSFLLIVALTSKSGETSSLDLGHFATTRVIDELRRLPGVGNIQSFSPEYAMRIWFDPDKLASYNLSPADALLAVQEQNSQSPGGALGDQPVAMGSELNASILTQSRFTTPEQFAQIILRANPDGSSVRLGDVARVEVGAASYLFSSTLSGKQMAGIAVQLQPGANALSAAGAIEDRMKELEGGFPPDIAWSIPFNTTPFISTSVEEVVITLVEAMALVFLVMFLFLQNFRATLIPTVVVPIALAGACLGLWMLGFSINTLTLFGMVLAIGILVDDAIVVIENVERIMRDEGLPPYEATVKAMTQITSAIIGITLVLVAVFIPMAFFPGTTGGIYRQFSVTLAISIAFSALLALTLTPALCATFLKPHEQGDVPGNNRVARGLGRFFHRFNAWFGRITDRYQGVVGRILGVPLRFLAIFALLVGLTALLFFRLPGSFLPQEDQGFLITVVQAPAGSTTERTNEAIAKVEEFYKAQPQVASYVMVRGFSFFGQGQSNAIAFVSLKPWEDRKGKENSADTIAGKAMGVLMQVKEAFIFSLNPPSIPELGVASGWTFKLQDRSGQGYQSLVAAQGQVLGQAMQSPILAGVRPEAQEDAPQLRVEIDRIKARALGLSIGDVNATLAIAFGSAYANDFSRDGRILRVLLQADAPHRMTPQDVLDLRVRSANGDMVPFGAFTTTSWTAGPPQLQRYNGYPAMTISGTPAPGYSTGEAMAEMERIAQTLPQGFGFEWTGVSYEEQQAAGQIGLLLGLSLVVVFLLLAALYESWAVPLAVLLVVPLGVLGSVLFSMARGLEADVYFNVGLITIIGLSAKNAILIVEFAIEAEAEGKSPFDATMEAVKLRLRPIIMTSMAFILGMVPLVIASGAGAASRRAVGSGVMGGMITATLLGIFFIPVFYLAVRRWLTRRRPPAPGEIRHGTHPHTPAPEAPHA; encoded by the coding sequence ATGGCGCCGCGTTTCTTCATCGATCGCCCGGTCTTCGCCTGGGTCATTGCGCTCGGCATCCTCCTGTCGGGGATCATCGCGCTGCGCGCACTGCCGGTGGAGCAGTATCCGACGGTCGCGCCGCCGACACTTACCGTGAACGTCACCTACCCCGGCGCCGATGCGGAGGTGCTGGCGGAGAACGTCACGCAGGTCATCGAGCAGGAGCTCAACGGCGTCGACGGCTTCCTCTACATGAATTCGTCGAGCCAGGCGAACGGCACGGCGAGCATCACCGTCACCTTCGATCCCGGCACCAACATCGATATCGCCAAGGTCGACGTGCAGAACCGCCTGCGCCGCGTCGAGCAGCGCCTGCCAGAGGAAGTGCGACGCCAGGGCATCCTCGTCGACGAAGCGCAAAGCTCGTTCCTGCTCATCGTCGCGCTCACCTCCAAGAGCGGCGAGACCTCGTCGCTCGATCTCGGCCATTTCGCCACCACGCGGGTGATCGACGAGCTGCGCCGTCTGCCCGGCGTCGGCAACATCCAGTCCTTCTCGCCCGAATATGCGATGCGCATCTGGTTCGATCCGGACAAGCTCGCGAGCTACAACCTCTCGCCGGCCGATGCGCTGCTCGCCGTGCAGGAGCAGAACAGCCAGTCGCCCGGCGGCGCGCTCGGCGATCAGCCGGTGGCGATGGGGAGCGAGCTCAACGCCTCGATCCTGACGCAGAGCCGCTTCACGACGCCCGAGCAGTTCGCGCAGATCATCCTGCGCGCCAATCCCGACGGCTCGTCGGTGCGGCTCGGCGATGTCGCGCGGGTCGAGGTCGGCGCCGCGAGCTATCTCTTCAGCTCGACCCTCTCGGGCAAGCAGATGGCGGGCATCGCCGTCCAGCTCCAGCCGGGTGCCAACGCGCTCTCCGCAGCGGGCGCGATCGAAGACCGGATGAAGGAGCTGGAAGGCGGCTTCCCGCCCGACATCGCCTGGTCGATCCCGTTCAACACCACGCCGTTCATCTCGACCTCGGTCGAGGAAGTGGTGATTACGCTGGTCGAGGCGATGGCGCTCGTCTTCCTGGTGATGTTCCTCTTCCTCCAGAATTTCCGTGCGACGCTCATCCCCACCGTCGTCGTGCCGATCGCGCTTGCGGGCGCGTGCCTCGGCCTGTGGATGCTCGGCTTCTCGATCAACACGCTGACGCTGTTCGGCATGGTGCTGGCGATCGGCATCCTCGTCGACGACGCGATCGTCGTGATCGAGAATGTCGAGCGCATCATGCGTGACGAGGGGCTGCCGCCCTACGAGGCCACGGTGAAGGCGATGACGCAGATCACCTCGGCGATCATCGGCATCACGCTGGTGCTCGTCGCGGTGTTCATCCCGATGGCCTTCTTCCCGGGCACCACGGGCGGCATCTACCGCCAGTTCTCGGTGACGCTCGCCATTTCGATCGCCTTCTCGGCACTGCTCGCGCTGACACTGACGCCGGCGCTCTGCGCGACCTTCCTGAAGCCGCACGAGCAGGGCGATGTGCCCGGCAATAACCGCGTAGCGCGGGGGCTCGGGCGCTTCTTCCACCGCTTCAACGCCTGGTTCGGCCGCATCACGGATCGCTACCAAGGCGTCGTCGGCCGCATCCTCGGCGTGCCGCTGCGTTTCCTCGCCATCTTCGCGCTGCTCGTGGGCCTCACCGCTTTGCTCTTCTTCCGCCTGCCGGGGAGCTTCCTGCCGCAGGAGGATCAGGGCTTTCTCATCACCGTCGTCCAGGCGCCGGCCGGTTCGACGACCGAGCGGACCAACGAGGCGATCGCCAAGGTCGAGGAATTCTACAAGGCGCAGCCGCAGGTCGCGTCCTACGTCATGGTCCGCGGCTTCAGCTTCTTCGGTCAGGGCCAGTCGAACGCCATCGCCTTCGTCTCGCTGAAGCCGTGGGAGGACCGCAAAGGCAAGGAAAACAGCGCCGACACGATCGCCGGCAAGGCGATGGGCGTGCTGATGCAAGTGAAGGAAGCCTTCATCTTCAGCCTCAATCCGCCGTCGATCCCGGAACTTGGCGTTGCCAGCGGCTGGACGTTCAAGCTGCAGGACCGTTCCGGCCAAGGCTATCAGTCGCTGGTCGCTGCGCAGGGCCAAGTGCTTGGCCAGGCGATGCAGAGCCCGATCCTCGCCGGAGTCCGCCCCGAGGCGCAGGAGGATGCGCCGCAACTCCGCGTCGAGATAGACAGGATCAAGGCGCGCGCGCTCGGCCTTTCGATCGGCGACGTCAACGCGACGCTCGCGATCGCCTTCGGCAGTGCCTACGCCAACGACTTCAGCCGCGACGGCCGCATCCTGCGCGTCCTGCTCCAGGCCGATGCGCCGCATCGAATGACGCCGCAGGACGTGCTCGACCTCCGCGTTCGCAGCGCGAATGGCGATATGGTGCCATTCGGCGCGTTCACGACCACGTCGTGGACGGCGGGCCCGCCGCAGCTCCAGCGCTACAACGGCTATCCGGCGATGACGATCTCCGGCACGCCCGCGCCCGGCTATTCGACCGGCGAGGCGATGGCCGAGATGGAGCGCATCGCACAGACGCTTCCCCAGGGCTTCGGCTTCGAATGGACCGGCGTCTCCTATGAGGAACAGCAGGCAGCGGGGCAGATTGGCCTGCTGCTCGGCCTCTCGCTGGTCGTCGTCTTCCTGCTGCTCGCCGCGCTCTATGAAAGCTGGGCGGTGCCGCTCGCGGTGCTGCTCGTCGTGCCGCTCGGCGTGCTCGGATCGGTGCTGTTCTCGATGGCGCGCGGGCTGGAGGCGGACGTCTATTTCAACGTCGGCCTCATCACCATCATCGGCCTCTCCGCCAAGAACGCGATCCTCATCGTCGAATTCGCGATCGAGGCGGAAGCCGAAGGCAAGTCGCCGTTCGATGCGACGATGGAAGCAGTGAAGCTGCGCCTTCGTCCGATCATCATGACCTCGATGGCGTTCATCCTCGGCATGGTGCCGTTGGTCATCGCGAGCGGCGCCGGCGCCGCCAGCCGCCGTGCGGTGGGTTCGGGCGTGATGGGCGGCATGATCACTGCCACATTGCTCGGTATCTTCTTCATCCCGGTCTTCTACCTCGCGGTGCGGCGCTGGCTGACCCGCCGCCGCCCGCCTGCGCCGGGGGAGATCCGCCACGGCACGCATCCGCACACGCCGGCCCCGGAGGCGCCCCATGCGTAA